The following are encoded in a window of Oncorhynchus keta strain PuntledgeMale-10-30-2019 chromosome 10, Oket_V2, whole genome shotgun sequence genomic DNA:
- the LOC127932277 gene encoding uncharacterized protein LOC127932277 isoform X2, with translation MERDNTGVDGTVWVKQPVGNATGRLLTQNDTRVESGPTPYAKDRIDGAYASFHCLCDMDMLQRIRDCTVAEAHRVQGKNKTWDLSVEELEAFIAVLYVRGLHGNRLASLDGYWSCLQLDFFRDTMPMDRFTEILRYLRFDTREIRRPRTYSNKFAVVSEVWNAFVRNCIACYKPGLNITVEEQWCLSSGEVIKFALTADVDSKYVLNVVPYSGEDESQKPENVALKLVEPYLGAGRTVTTDKFCTSLPLANKLIANKTNLVGAVSHCGRELPPVMRNQAQTKLYSTTVLKHDKATLTVYRSNPRKNVCILSTIHQTVTTGNDRTREPETVTFYNSNRVDVNTMTRERTVEVVTGLEKGGSHRWPLAVFFNLLDLAAINAYVLFTQCTAKTVPMRDFIMDLAFELREKHMRANAAPPPPLPPIQDTVCETKNPSKVRRSTRNKAPKSCV, from the exons atggagagagataataCGGGGGTGGACGGCACAGTTTGGGTGAAACAGCCTGTTGGTAACGCCACGGGTCGATTATTAACACAGAACGACACCAGAGTGGAATCAGGCCCTACACCATATGCAAAAGATAGAATCGACGGTGCCTACGCCAGCTTTCATTGTTTGTGTGACATGGATATGTTGCAGCGCATCAGGGACTGTACTGTGGCTGAGGCGCACCGGGTGCaaggaaaaaacaaaacatgGGACTTGTCTGTGGAGGAATTGGAAGCATTCATTGCGGTCCTGTATGTCCGTGGGCTACACGGCAATAGACTAGCGTCTTTGGATGGCTACTGGTCATGTTTACAATTAGATTTCTTTCGAGACACCATGCCAATGGACCGCTTCACAGAAATCTTGCGGTACCTGCGTTTTGACACCAGAGAGATCAGACGCCCCCGGACATATTCGAACAAATTCGCCGTGGTCTCAGAAGTTTGGAACGCGTTTGTACGGAACTGCATTGCATGTTACAAGCCAGGGTTGAACATCACTGTTGAGGAGCAATGGTGCCTTTCAAGTGGAGAGGTCATCAAGTTTGCGTTGACCGCTGACGTAGACAGCAAGTACGTGCTAAATGTCGTTCCTTATTCGGGGGAAGATGAATCTCAGAAGCCTGAAAatgtggcattgaagcttgtgGAACCTTACCTCGGTGCGGGGAGAACGGTCACTACGGACAAGTTCTGCACATCCCTGCCATTAGCAAATAAGTTGATTGCCAACAAAACCAACTTGGTCGGGGCAGTGAGTCATTGCGGACGAGAGCTGCCTCCGGTGATGCGTAATCAGGCACAGACAAAGCTATACTCCACTACCGTGCTAAAGCACGACAAAGCAACCCTTACGGTTTACAGAAGTAACCCAAGAAAGAACGTCTGTATTCTGAGCACTATACACCAGACTGTCACCACCGGGAACGACCGAACGAGAGAACCGGAGACCGTGACGTTCTATAATAGCAACAGG GTTGATGTAAATACGATGACAAGAGAGCGTACGGTGGAGGTTGTGACAGGGTTGGAGAAAGGAGGTTCACACCGCTGGCCCCTTGCGGTATTCTTCAACCTTCTTGACCTGGCTGCAATCAACGCATATGTTTTGTTCACGCAATGCACCGCTAAGACAGTGCCAATGAGAGATTTCATCATGGATCTGGCATTCGAGCTTCGCGAGAAGCACATGAGGGCCAATGCCGCACcgcctcctcccctcccacccatccaggacacAGTCTGTGAAACGAAGAACCCCAGCAAGGTGCGCAGATCGACACGGAACAAGGCTCCTAAAAGCTGTGTGTAG